The proteins below come from a single Acidobacteriota bacterium genomic window:
- the recF gene encoding DNA replication and repair protein RecF (All proteins in this family for which functions are known are DNA-binding proteins that assist the filamentation of RecA onto DNA for the initiation of recombination or recombinational repair.) produces the protein MYLSQVESIGFRNLSGHLFGDAGVNILWGQNGHGKTSWLEVIALLGNTKSFRTHQLSEAINFQETAARAIAQVIHKSRTITLEVHLKGSQKQLLVNGKRVPVSEYLGILDVFVYCREELSIVRGEPSERRRFLDRGVLSLKPGYVQTLADYNRVLKQKNALLKSIEETVPPPSEIFEMLDVWNIQLVEHGTQIHNARTAYVERLNQTLERRFFGAEAMTVRYRSSLEGKGNLTHYADLLAERLRVRREAELAAGHALVGPHRDDLDILTDGREVARFGSAGQQRSALLVLELAQLTMYHQEHDDFPVFLLDDIDAELDRDRIRTVLDFLQGKAQVFVTTSKAALAEEYRQRARLSQILSGTVVPQPEKALNAEF, from the coding sequence ATGTATTTATCTCAAGTAGAATCAATTGGGTTTCGCAACCTTTCGGGACATCTTTTCGGGGATGCGGGCGTAAACATTTTGTGGGGCCAAAACGGGCATGGAAAAACCAGTTGGCTGGAAGTGATTGCATTGCTAGGTAATACGAAATCCTTTCGCACGCATCAGTTAAGTGAAGCCATCAATTTTCAGGAGACTGCTGCCCGGGCGATTGCCCAGGTGATTCACAAAAGCCGGACCATCACGCTGGAAGTTCACCTGAAAGGCTCGCAAAAGCAGTTGCTGGTCAATGGCAAACGCGTCCCGGTGAGCGAATACCTGGGAATTCTGGATGTCTTTGTCTATTGCCGCGAAGAGTTAAGCATTGTCCGGGGTGAACCATCTGAACGCCGCCGGTTTCTCGACCGCGGCGTCCTGAGCCTCAAGCCGGGCTATGTGCAAACGCTGGCTGATTACAATCGGGTCCTCAAGCAAAAAAACGCGCTATTGAAGTCAATTGAAGAAACGGTTCCTCCGCCGTCTGAAATTTTCGAAATGCTTGATGTGTGGAATATCCAGCTTGTCGAGCACGGCACGCAGATTCACAACGCCCGGACAGCCTATGTGGAGCGCCTCAACCAGACCCTGGAACGGCGGTTTTTTGGGGCCGAAGCGATGACGGTTCGGTATCGCTCCTCCCTGGAAGGGAAAGGCAATCTGACCCACTATGCGGACCTGCTGGCAGAACGCTTGCGGGTGCGCCGTGAAGCCGAACTGGCTGCCGGTCACGCCCTGGTTGGCCCGCACCGGGATGATCTGGATATTTTAACCGATGGGCGTGAAGTCGCCCGATTTGGAAGCGCCGGTCAGCAACGTAGCGCCTTGCTGGTGCTCGAACTGGCCCAACTGACCATGTACCACCAGGAACATGACGATTTCCCGGTTTTTCTGCTGGATGACATTGATGCCGAACTGGACCGTGACCGGATTCGCACCGTGTTGGATTTTCTCCAGGGAAAAGCCCAGGTTTTTGTAACGACTTCAAAAGCGGCGCTGGCTGAGGAATATCGCCAGCGGGCCCGGCTCAGCCAGATTCTGAGCGGAACCGTCGTGCCACAGCCAGAGAAGGCGTTGAACGCAGAATTTTGA